A genomic stretch from Leptospira licerasiae serovar Varillal str. VAR 010 includes:
- a CDS encoding chemotaxis protein CheD has protein sequence MFSQTPIAMKTLLGSCVSVCLFDPFNGFGGMNHILLPGKSGVDDSARFGINAMELLINEFVKKGIPRSRLQAKIIGGGKVLRLGPKSVPIGERNVEFVKEFLRSEEISVSGEETGGQYYRNLRFFTHTFEVFVKRVQIDLEKNMIEKNEAAYLDKIRENMRRKTPTTFF, from the coding sequence TTGTTTTCACAAACTCCGATTGCGATGAAAACCCTCTTAGGTTCCTGCGTATCGGTTTGCTTATTCGATCCGTTCAATGGATTTGGCGGAATGAATCATATACTTCTTCCAGGAAAATCGGGCGTAGATGATTCTGCAAGATTCGGGATCAATGCTATGGAATTATTGATCAATGAATTTGTAAAAAAAGGGATCCCCAGAAGTCGTTTGCAGGCAAAGATCATCGGTGGGGGCAAGGTTCTAAGGTTAGGTCCTAAAAGCGTTCCCATTGGCGAAAGGAACGTGGAGTTCGTAAAAGAATTTTTAAGATCGGAAGAAATTTCTGTTTCCGGCGAAGAAACCGGAGGGCAATATTATAGAAATCTACGTTTTTTCACTCATACTTTCGAAGTGTTTGTAAAACGTGTACAGATCGATCTAGAGAAAAATATGATCGAGAAGAATGAAGCGGCTTATTTGGACAAAATACGGGAGAATATGCGGAGAAAAACGCCGACCACTTTCTTTTAA
- a CDS encoding chemotaxis protein CheA, whose amino-acid sequence MDREHLLSEFVSEARDLIDSAETSLLTLEEEIETVGQGNPETLNKAFRFFHTLKGSSGLLKLETVVKITHLGETLLDILRNQKKVTEFDFSDDLMETLDLLRRIFDRVEEERTDSGFEQETEIIRNKLKEQLDRISKGPEKENSSAENKFGFFEESNPPPPKGFGFFEEESKPAIVEKLPATSPEVNPIIQEVQSVERKKDIRITTDKLDQLMDFMGELVIAESNVIHHPELEGLRLEGFRSAARHLHKIVRDLQEVTLSMRMVPLSSTFQKMNRLVRDLQKRSQKKLDFKIGGEDTEVDKSVVEIIQDPIIHLLRNSIDHGLESSEERAELGKKDKGIIRLQARQSANEVWILVADDGRGLDREKIINKAREKGILKGNPEEMSDKEVFQLIFTPGFSTAEKLTDISGRGVGMDIVLQNIKKLNGKVEVRSKKGEGTTFILRIPLTLGIIEGTVFEVGGTYLTLPTIEISELVSLKDQKLIHPYKDQEVLDLRGIYIPVIRINDLLGLRERLEYKSKNPVLIILENEDRYLGILVDEVLGNQNIVIKPLSTSIQKAQGVNGFTILGNGRVSLILDTKFLFEKFHGTNAGATGENSNLSLERMA is encoded by the coding sequence ATGGATCGAGAACATCTTCTTTCGGAATTCGTTTCGGAAGCCCGCGACCTGATCGACTCTGCGGAAACTTCTCTTCTAACATTAGAAGAAGAGATTGAAACCGTAGGCCAAGGAAACCCGGAGACTTTAAACAAAGCTTTTCGCTTTTTCCATACACTTAAGGGTTCTTCCGGTCTGTTAAAACTGGAAACAGTGGTAAAGATCACTCACTTGGGAGAGACCCTTCTTGATATATTAAGAAATCAGAAGAAAGTTACCGAGTTCGATTTCAGTGACGACTTAATGGAAACTCTGGATCTTCTCCGTAGAATTTTCGATCGAGTAGAAGAGGAAAGGACTGACTCAGGCTTCGAACAGGAAACGGAGATTATCCGTAATAAATTGAAAGAACAATTGGATCGGATTTCCAAAGGTCCGGAAAAGGAAAATTCTTCTGCAGAGAACAAATTCGGGTTTTTCGAGGAAAGTAATCCTCCACCACCAAAAGGATTCGGATTTTTTGAAGAAGAGAGCAAACCTGCAATCGTAGAAAAACTTCCGGCTACTTCTCCAGAAGTTAATCCGATTATACAAGAAGTCCAATCAGTAGAGAGAAAAAAAGACATTCGTATCACTACTGATAAGCTGGACCAACTTATGGATTTCATGGGAGAATTGGTAATAGCAGAGTCTAACGTAATTCATCATCCTGAATTGGAAGGATTAAGGCTGGAAGGGTTTCGTTCGGCCGCCAGGCATCTCCACAAGATCGTCAGAGATCTGCAAGAGGTCACATTGTCCATGAGGATGGTCCCTCTATCTTCCACATTCCAAAAAATGAATCGATTGGTTCGAGACTTACAAAAACGTTCTCAGAAAAAATTGGATTTTAAGATCGGGGGAGAAGACACTGAAGTAGATAAATCGGTAGTTGAGATCATACAAGATCCGATCATCCATCTATTAAGGAACTCCATTGATCACGGCTTAGAATCGTCGGAAGAAAGAGCTGAACTTGGCAAAAAAGATAAAGGGATCATTCGTCTACAAGCAAGACAATCCGCAAACGAAGTCTGGATCCTAGTAGCGGATGACGGAAGAGGTCTTGATCGAGAAAAGATCATAAACAAGGCGAGAGAGAAAGGAATCCTAAAAGGAAATCCGGAAGAGATGAGTGATAAGGAAGTTTTCCAACTTATATTCACACCCGGATTTTCCACTGCCGAAAAACTCACCGATATTTCCGGTAGAGGAGTCGGAATGGATATCGTTCTGCAAAATATCAAAAAGCTGAACGGTAAAGTGGAGGTACGTTCCAAAAAAGGAGAAGGTACAACTTTCATTCTAAGAATTCCTCTCACCTTAGGGATTATCGAAGGTACTGTTTTTGAAGTGGGAGGAACATATCTCACCCTGCCGACGATAGAAATCAGCGAATTGGTCAGTCTAAAAGATCAGAAATTAATCCACCCTTACAAGGACCAAGAAGTACTGGACCTGAGAGGGATCTACATACCTGTGATACGGATCAATGATCTACTCGGTCTCAGGGAAAGGCTGGAATATAAAAGTAAAAATCCAGTCTTGATCATTTTAGAAAATGAGGACAGATACTTGGGAATACTCGTGGATGAAGTATTAGGAAATCAGAATATTGTGATCAAACCTCTTTCCACTTCCATTCAAAAGGCCCAAGGAGTGAACGGATTTACGATCTTAGGAAACGGAAGAGTGAGCTTAATTCTGGATACCAAATTTTTATTCGAAAAATTCCACGGGACCAACGCTGGGGCTACCGGCGAGAATTCAAATCTAAGTCTGGAAAGAATGGCATAA
- a CDS encoding chemotaxis protein CheW — translation MAENEIDLLLEEDEADDEDTLENKFLVFSLAEREYGLEIKYIIEIIGMQPITEVPDMPAFIKGVTNLRGKVVPLIDVRLRFHMESIPYTEKTCVIILNIEGESLGLIVDTVREVVSIPSENTEPAPKMGDGEANRFIASFGKVENSVKILLDVRKLLRDDELEILHDKLPETGTPA, via the coding sequence ATGGCAGAAAACGAAATAGATCTTCTTCTGGAAGAAGACGAAGCGGATGATGAAGATACATTAGAGAATAAATTTTTAGTCTTTTCACTGGCCGAAAGAGAATACGGATTAGAGATCAAATATATTATCGAGATCATCGGGATGCAACCGATCACGGAAGTTCCCGACATGCCGGCCTTTATCAAAGGGGTAACGAATCTCAGGGGCAAAGTAGTTCCATTAATCGATGTTAGGCTGAGATTCCACATGGAGTCCATTCCCTATACCGAAAAAACCTGCGTAATCATCTTAAATATCGAAGGAGAGAGCCTTGGGCTCATCGTTGACACTGTCCGCGAAGTTGTTAGTATCCCTTCAGAAAACACAGAACCTGCTCCAAAAATGGGAGATGGAGAAGCAAACCGTTTTATCGCCTCCTTTGGTAAAGTAGAAAATTCCGTCAAAATCCTACTCGATGTGCGCAAACTGCTGAGAGACGATGAGTTGGAGATCCTACATGATAAACTCCCTGAAACCGGAACTCCGGCCTAA
- a CDS encoding sensor histidine kinase yields the protein MTNAKLEKKEVRLSEDRTKKNFLLVGADPERTELITKICEDVGLTVFHFPLLEDLKIDRDFGIVYSELDITQFEILTRKFSSVKRSPSFILGLNDPDTKTIVKALRLGALDCIDVKETSHQEIKETLRYIKENWELDLLRDNLETERFNKIQGDLDWNSFRKDLIRKDLQTKSAYLISNIRTSLSQGSGFGALVSAIGLIRKKAKRNGTHYEVPATLIDLLLSNAETANRIIEIFNEMDYFIHNPQVKEEYSISQIHNLFRKEIQNVYELARFKRLHIKICEDKYISSRAIVGIHEDSFKKAVGELLLNAIKFSEPETTIYVLFTLKKRKLLISVLNSPKIEGGSKKGIPNEESEFVFQPFARLTKYVHEDIPTLDYGLGLPLVEKIVSNHEGKISTFNVTSFLDEEEETMVLMEMDLPISQKV from the coding sequence ATGACGAACGCTAAATTAGAAAAAAAAGAAGTTCGGCTATCGGAAGACCGGACTAAAAAGAATTTTTTGTTAGTTGGGGCTGATCCCGAAAGGACGGAACTAATTACCAAAATTTGTGAGGACGTAGGCCTTACGGTCTTTCATTTCCCTCTATTAGAGGATCTGAAAATAGACAGAGACTTCGGGATCGTTTACTCTGAGTTAGATATTACTCAATTCGAGATATTAACCCGAAAATTTTCCTCAGTCAAAAGGTCTCCTTCTTTTATATTGGGCCTGAACGATCCCGACACTAAAACTATAGTCAAGGCGCTTCGATTGGGGGCTTTAGATTGTATCGATGTAAAAGAGACTTCTCACCAGGAGATAAAAGAAACTCTCCGGTATATAAAAGAGAATTGGGAGCTAGATCTACTACGGGATAATTTGGAAACGGAAAGATTCAACAAAATACAGGGCGATCTAGATTGGAATTCATTTCGTAAGGATCTTATCAGAAAAGACCTACAGACAAAAAGCGCTTATCTGATCTCTAATATTAGAACTTCCTTAAGTCAAGGCTCCGGCTTTGGGGCATTGGTCTCCGCGATCGGATTGATACGCAAAAAGGCAAAACGGAACGGAACACATTACGAGGTTCCTGCCACTCTAATAGATCTGTTACTATCCAATGCGGAAACGGCAAATAGGATCATAGAAATTTTTAACGAGATGGATTATTTTATCCACAACCCTCAGGTTAAGGAAGAATATTCCATTTCTCAAATACATAATCTGTTTAGAAAAGAAATACAGAACGTATACGAACTAGCTAGATTCAAAAGATTACACATAAAAATCTGCGAAGACAAGTATATAAGTTCTAGAGCGATCGTAGGTATTCACGAAGATAGTTTTAAAAAAGCTGTCGGAGAACTCTTGCTGAATGCGATTAAATTTTCGGAACCGGAAACAACGATCTATGTATTATTTACTCTGAAAAAAAGAAAACTTTTGATTTCAGTTCTAAACTCTCCCAAGATAGAGGGAGGAAGTAAAAAAGGGATCCCAAACGAAGAATCGGAGTTCGTATTCCAACCTTTTGCAAGACTGACAAAATATGTACACGAAGACATTCCAACTTTGGATTATGGATTAGGTCTGCCATTGGTGGAAAAAATAGTCTCGAACCATGAGGGCAAAATTTCCACGTTCAATGTGACAAGCTTTTTGGACGAGGAAGAAGAAACAATGGTGCTCATGGAAATGGATCTACCCATTTCTCAAAAAGTTTAG
- a CDS encoding acetyl-CoA C-acetyltransferase has protein sequence MSNAYVIDAVRTPRGKGKKRGTLATVHPQELSASTLLAIQERNGLKPEIVEEVVLGCVSQVDDQAACIARYAVMAAQWPNSVPGYTVNRFCGSGLQAVNNIANHVQSGAMAVGLGGGVESMSRVKMGADLGDRDFNIGNPNIQKHYNLVPQGISADLIATKYNITREEADKFAESSQLKADKAIKEGAFKKSIIPVKLEDGTVVDTDENPRIESDYAFLSGLGAVFKTVGEKELDAIALRSYPDVGKINHIHTLGNSSGIVDGAASVLIANDEGIKKYGLKPRAKILSTVATGEDPTIMLTGPVSASKKALHMAGLKVEDIDLWEINEAFASVVLYTQKTLGIPMEKINVNGGAIALGHPLGATGAILLGTALDELERRNKRYALITLCIGGGMGIATVIERI, from the coding sequence ATGTCCAACGCATACGTTATCGATGCGGTTCGCACCCCAAGAGGGAAAGGTAAAAAAAGAGGAACTCTTGCAACAGTTCACCCGCAAGAACTTTCCGCCTCTACTCTACTTGCTATCCAAGAAAGAAACGGATTAAAACCAGAAATCGTAGAAGAAGTTGTCTTAGGTTGTGTTTCCCAAGTGGACGACCAAGCTGCATGTATTGCCCGTTACGCGGTCATGGCTGCACAATGGCCGAATTCCGTTCCGGGATATACCGTAAACCGTTTCTGCGGATCGGGATTACAAGCAGTAAACAACATCGCCAATCATGTTCAATCTGGAGCAATGGCTGTAGGTTTAGGAGGCGGAGTTGAATCCATGAGCCGCGTAAAAATGGGAGCGGATCTAGGAGATAGAGATTTTAATATAGGAAATCCTAATATTCAAAAACATTATAATCTTGTTCCTCAGGGAATTTCTGCGGACCTGATTGCGACTAAATACAATATCACTAGAGAGGAAGCGGACAAATTCGCGGAATCATCCCAGTTGAAAGCCGACAAGGCGATCAAAGAAGGTGCATTCAAAAAATCCATTATTCCGGTTAAGTTAGAAGATGGTACAGTAGTGGATACCGATGAAAACCCGCGTATCGAGTCTGACTATGCATTCTTATCCGGATTAGGTGCAGTTTTTAAAACTGTAGGAGAAAAGGAATTAGATGCAATCGCACTTAGATCCTATCCTGATGTAGGAAAGATCAACCACATCCATACGCTTGGAAACTCTTCCGGGATTGTAGACGGTGCAGCTTCCGTTCTGATCGCTAACGACGAAGGGATCAAAAAATACGGCTTAAAACCAAGAGCAAAAATCCTATCCACTGTAGCTACCGGAGAAGACCCGACCATCATGTTGACAGGGCCTGTTTCCGCTTCCAAAAAAGCGCTGCATATGGCAGGACTAAAAGTCGAAGATATCGATCTTTGGGAAATCAATGAAGCATTTGCTTCCGTAGTTCTTTACACTCAAAAAACCTTGGGTATTCCTATGGAAAAGATCAATGTAAACGGAGGAGCGATCGCTTTAGGGCACCCACTGGGAGCAACAGGAGCGATTCTACTCGGAACCGCTTTAGACGAATTAGAAAGAAGGAATAAACGTTACGCACTTATTACACTCTGCATCGGCGGAGGAATGGGGATCGCGACCGTAATCGAAAGAATCTAA
- a CDS encoding sensor histidine kinase encodes MNSLVRNLLAPAILTEENGKIIDSNDKFAELIGKELDATFDYHDWIHPVDREHEASLWEKDPSLKHYEMVKRLKNTDEIYLAYHTVTSRTTDGNLLTLFLPMENRVPSDFKNISIHPTGESVKKAEIEIYRKALELFDWKQSLKDRYSSTAWMDSAIKQINITLMQGTGVGSLMTVLSMILSKAKKKEGAEFVEIRSNLFDLLQDGVASASRFTNFLSSAQALFEESETPDEVGTVAEFVDVLREVIDDIRPSVALKDQKILVSDNLHILSNRLRFKKPWIFTIAKEVLINALKYSPEKSSVLILVLRIGDELQFKVINDPPFAGYLQEFHEDLVFEPFYRGVKFMDERFDQEQFGMGLGLPVVKKLVELQNGKVHLQTMNLNLDDTRKEGICLTMRFPVIE; translated from the coding sequence TTGAATTCCCTCGTACGCAATTTATTAGCACCCGCTATTCTTACCGAAGAGAACGGAAAAATTATAGATTCAAATGACAAGTTTGCCGAGTTGATCGGCAAAGAATTGGATGCTACTTTCGATTACCATGATTGGATCCATCCCGTGGACAGAGAGCATGAGGCCTCTTTATGGGAAAAGGATCCTAGTCTTAAACATTATGAAATGGTAAAACGTCTGAAAAATACGGACGAGATCTATTTGGCCTATCATACGGTCACTTCAAGAACGACAGACGGGAATTTGTTAACTCTATTTTTACCTATGGAAAATAGAGTTCCTTCCGATTTCAAAAATATCTCTATCCATCCGACCGGCGAAAGCGTGAAGAAGGCGGAAATTGAAATTTATCGTAAGGCTTTAGAGTTATTCGATTGGAAACAATCTCTCAAGGATAGATATTCTTCAACGGCTTGGATGGATTCCGCTATCAAGCAGATCAATATCACTTTAATGCAGGGAACCGGTGTAGGAAGTTTGATGACTGTACTTTCTATGATACTTTCCAAAGCAAAGAAAAAAGAAGGCGCGGAATTTGTAGAAATACGCTCTAATCTTTTCGATCTTCTGCAAGACGGGGTAGCAAGCGCTTCTAGGTTCACTAATTTTTTATCTTCCGCACAAGCACTTTTTGAGGAGAGCGAAACTCCGGATGAAGTAGGAACGGTCGCGGAGTTCGTGGACGTATTAAGGGAAGTTATCGATGATATCAGGCCTTCCGTCGCTCTCAAAGATCAGAAGATCCTCGTATCAGACAATTTGCATATTCTTTCCAATCGGTTGAGATTTAAGAAGCCATGGATCTTCACCATTGCGAAAGAGGTTTTGATTAACGCTTTAAAATATTCTCCGGAGAAATCCAGCGTTCTAATTTTAGTTCTTCGGATCGGAGATGAGCTACAATTTAAGGTAATCAACGATCCTCCTTTTGCAGGTTATCTCCAGGAATTCCATGAGGATCTTGTGTTCGAACCCTTCTATAGGGGTGTCAAGTTTATGGACGAACGTTTTGATCAAGAACAGTTCGGAATGGGCCTCGGTCTCCCGGTCGTTAAAAAATTGGTGGAATTACAGAATGGAAAAGTGCATCTGCAGACAATGAACCTGAATCTGGACGATACCAGAAAGGAAGGGATCTGTCTTACGATGCGTTTTCCGGTCATTGAGTAG
- a CDS encoding HAMP domain-containing methyl-accepting chemotaxis protein produces the protein MSVKAKLTIGFSTVVVLLIFVAGFAIYRLNTFNAVVTKAVNVSAKKSTMLLAMRTAILKVTRAEKNTILSTEEEDMKKYIGETETNLAIISQLGPEVYPLLQEAGKRNMEEFRVVEKDYRATLKKVLDLAFINKNVEARQISQIQLRSYLDKMEGFLNQMIDRAQKELDDANKNTDELYAETTFLMILIPILSSLIAVGCAVWITVSVNKALSTALEVVGSVSSAAAQVSATAFSLSQSSNEQAASLEETTAAVEEMSSTIEQNSHNAKETNTMAESSAKDASKGRKSVLETLNAMKKISGKVNIIEEIAYQTNLLALNAAIEAARAGKHGKGFAVVADEVRKLAERSQIAAQEINGLSKDSVERAEDAGKLIEEIVPSIENTAKLIQEISVSSDEQARGITQINTAMVQLDQATQENAAASEELASTAKELNEQAETLLEVMGTLIKIREEVLIASKGKSKKQDRDTSITNQPIKSHFHAPHFDLKHAASQFGNAKRDTKKASNGKNFLPLIEEDSEATSQSEHSSGSEENSGEIKV, from the coding sequence ATGAGCGTCAAAGCCAAATTAACCATAGGATTCTCAACCGTAGTTGTTCTGCTGATCTTCGTAGCGGGATTTGCAATATATCGATTGAATACTTTTAATGCAGTAGTCACTAAAGCGGTTAATGTTTCCGCTAAAAAATCGACTATGCTCTTAGCAATGCGAACTGCAATACTCAAGGTTACTCGAGCGGAAAAAAACACAATCCTTTCTACCGAAGAAGAAGATATGAAAAAATATATCGGTGAAACGGAAACCAACTTAGCAATCATATCCCAATTGGGACCTGAAGTCTATCCTCTGCTCCAAGAAGCGGGTAAAAGAAACATGGAGGAATTCAGAGTAGTAGAAAAAGATTATAGAGCCACTCTAAAAAAAGTCTTAGATCTCGCATTTATCAACAAAAACGTTGAAGCAAGACAGATATCCCAAATACAGCTTAGAAGTTATTTGGACAAGATGGAAGGTTTCCTAAACCAAATGATCGATCGTGCCCAAAAAGAATTGGACGATGCAAACAAGAACACGGACGAGTTGTATGCGGAAACTACCTTCTTAATGATCCTCATCCCAATCCTTTCCTCTCTGATTGCCGTGGGTTGCGCCGTTTGGATCACAGTTTCGGTCAATAAGGCATTAAGTACTGCATTAGAAGTAGTAGGTTCCGTCTCTTCTGCGGCGGCTCAAGTTTCTGCTACCGCATTCTCCTTAAGTCAATCCTCAAACGAACAAGCGGCAAGCCTAGAAGAAACAACTGCTGCAGTAGAAGAGATGTCTTCTACCATTGAACAAAACTCACATAACGCAAAAGAGACCAACACTATGGCGGAATCTTCTGCAAAAGACGCAAGTAAGGGCAGAAAATCCGTCTTAGAAACCTTAAATGCAATGAAAAAGATCTCAGGAAAAGTAAACATCATAGAAGAGATCGCGTACCAGACCAACTTACTAGCGTTAAATGCTGCCATCGAAGCTGCGAGAGCCGGCAAACACGGAAAAGGATTCGCGGTGGTTGCCGACGAGGTAAGAAAGTTAGCTGAAAGAAGCCAAATTGCCGCCCAGGAGATAAACGGTCTTTCAAAAGATTCAGTAGAACGTGCAGAAGACGCAGGAAAACTGATAGAAGAGATTGTTCCAAGTATAGAGAATACTGCGAAGCTGATCCAAGAAATTTCCGTTTCTTCAGATGAACAAGCAAGAGGTATCACTCAGATCAATACCGCAATGGTACAATTAGACCAAGCTACTCAAGAGAATGCAGCAGCATCCGAAGAGTTAGCTTCTACCGCAAAGGAATTAAACGAACAGGCGGAAACTCTTTTAGAAGTAATGGGAACTCTGATCAAGATAAGAGAAGAAGTGTTAATTGCCTCCAAAGGAAAATCCAAAAAGCAGGATAGAGATACTTCGATCACAAATCAACCGATCAAGTCGCATTTCCATGCTCCTCATTTTGATCTGAAACATGCCGCTTCCCAATTCGGAAATGCAAAACGTGATACCAAAAAGGCTTCCAACGGAAAAAATTTCCTCCCGCTGATCGAAGAAGACTCCGAGGCAACCAGCCAGTCAGAACATTCTTCCGGTTCAGAAGAGAACTCAGGCGAAATCAAAGTATAA
- a CDS encoding acyltransferase family protein: MSGVSRNFIDLFGSIHKLKSENRIRILSIDLLRGLTVAGMILVNNPGTWSNMYWPLKHAKWDGCTPTDLVFPFFLFAVGASIPFSVSNGIQEFPKILKRSVILIFLGLFLNFFGEWSFSNLRFPGVLQRIGFAYFFSAIAYREKNLKFRIILFLTLLISYWYLQEFIPPPGAAEPSMKEGKDWGAWLDREVFGQAHLWKFGKVWDPEGLLTSFTSIASVFCGIFAGEFLKVHLEKKESPLSISGKIVLGAFAVLVVGGVWGIYYPINKSLWTGTYSLWTAGWALLAVSLFLILEKYNRFGFGALQGFLLPFGKNALLVFFGSGIFARSLNIILVSSPEGKSIPLKNLIYLKYYKSWIDSPELSSFLYSITVLALWFLVLFFLDRKRLYWKI; this comes from the coding sequence ATGTCTGGGGTTTCACGGAATTTCATAGATCTCTTTGGTAGTATTCATAAATTGAAATCCGAAAATCGAATTCGTATCCTATCTATAGATCTTTTGAGAGGATTGACTGTAGCCGGGATGATCCTGGTAAATAATCCTGGCACCTGGTCCAATATGTATTGGCCTCTTAAACATGCAAAATGGGACGGGTGTACTCCTACCGACTTAGTGTTCCCTTTTTTTCTTTTTGCGGTAGGAGCTTCCATTCCTTTCTCCGTATCGAATGGAATACAAGAATTTCCTAAAATACTAAAACGTTCAGTCATTCTGATCTTTTTAGGATTGTTTTTGAACTTTTTCGGAGAATGGAGTTTTTCTAATCTTAGATTTCCAGGTGTTTTACAAAGGATCGGATTCGCGTACTTTTTCAGTGCGATTGCCTACCGTGAGAAAAATTTAAAATTCAGGATCATTCTATTTTTAACCTTATTGATTTCATATTGGTATCTTCAGGAGTTTATTCCACCTCCCGGAGCTGCGGAACCCAGTATGAAAGAAGGAAAAGACTGGGGGGCCTGGTTAGATCGAGAAGTTTTCGGACAGGCACATTTATGGAAATTCGGTAAGGTCTGGGATCCGGAAGGACTTTTGACCTCCTTTACTTCGATTGCTTCCGTATTCTGTGGGATCTTTGCGGGAGAATTTCTAAAAGTCCATTTGGAGAAAAAGGAATCTCCTCTTTCTATTTCAGGAAAGATTGTGTTGGGCGCTTTTGCTGTGTTGGTGGTAGGCGGCGTTTGGGGGATTTATTATCCTATCAATAAAAGTTTATGGACCGGGACATATTCTCTTTGGACAGCGGGCTGGGCCTTACTTGCAGTCTCGTTATTTCTAATTTTAGAAAAATATAATAGATTCGGATTTGGAGCTCTACAGGGCTTTCTTCTTCCTTTTGGTAAGAACGCTTTGTTAGTGTTTTTTGGTTCGGGGATATTTGCCAGGAGTTTGAATATAATCTTGGTCTCTTCTCCGGAAGGGAAAAGTATCCCTTTGAAAAATCTGATCTATCTAAAATATTATAAAAGCTGGATAGATTCCCCGGAGTTGAGTTCCTTTTTGTATTCGATAACTGTGCTGGCTTTGTGGTTTTTGGTCCTTTTCTTTTTGGATAGAAAAAGATTATATTGGAAAATTTAA
- a CDS encoding response regulator: protein MTKILCVDDAPTVLKLLDFTLTEEGYSVCKAAGPDEALTKIESEGPFDIGIFDVNMPGRTGIELTKEVLKTEKGKSMKILILTTESSDAMKSQGKEAGAKGWMIKPFNDEDLLAAVKHLIGS, encoded by the coding sequence ATGACAAAGATACTCTGCGTAGATGACGCTCCCACGGTTTTAAAACTTTTAGATTTCACTCTTACGGAAGAAGGTTATTCCGTATGTAAGGCCGCCGGCCCGGACGAAGCTCTTACCAAAATAGAATCGGAAGGACCTTTCGATATAGGCATCTTCGACGTAAATATGCCTGGTAGGACCGGAATAGAACTCACTAAGGAAGTCCTAAAGACTGAAAAAGGAAAAAGTATGAAAATACTTATTCTCACTACCGAGTCAAGCGACGCAATGAAATCGCAAGGAAAGGAAGCAGGAGCGAAGGGTTGGATGATCAAACCTTTTAACGACGAGGACCTTCTCGCAGCGGTAAAACATCTAATCGGTTCTTAA
- a CDS encoding protein-glutamate methylesterase/protein-glutamine glutaminase, producing the protein MIRVYIIDDNRIVREIIASQLQEDPRFTVVGSSTATEAMKDILKAKPDVITLDVEMPDISGIEFLQWLMPKFPIPVIMLSSFTEAGAKVTLDSLQAGALDFVQKADGSEEDFLRMVLELKNKIRACAKTNVSDVINRNQKISQTKSQTGSTISKIKLIAIGASTGGTQAIEYLLRNLPAELPPILIVQHMPEYFTGMFAERLDSVSSLRVQEAQEGQSISKGNVYVARGDHHMELGDPPYYNIRINKREKVSGHRPSVDVLFNSISKSPLASYCAAFLLTGMGKDGAKGLKALSEKGALTFGQDESTSVVYGMPREAYEMGGVKEQISLDNIPEKISELCFGTANSYN; encoded by the coding sequence ATGATAAGGGTTTATATCATAGATGATAACCGGATTGTCCGTGAGATAATCGCCTCGCAATTGCAGGAAGATCCTAGATTTACAGTGGTAGGATCTTCTACAGCAACCGAAGCGATGAAAGATATCCTAAAAGCCAAACCGGACGTGATCACGTTAGATGTGGAAATGCCCGATATAAGCGGGATCGAATTCCTACAATGGCTGATGCCTAAATTCCCGATACCAGTCATTATGCTCAGCTCCTTTACCGAAGCCGGGGCCAAAGTTACGTTAGATTCATTACAAGCAGGAGCCTTAGATTTCGTTCAAAAAGCGGACGGAAGCGAAGAGGATTTCCTTAGAATGGTATTGGAACTAAAGAATAAGATCCGAGCCTGCGCCAAAACAAATGTTTCCGACGTTATAAATCGTAACCAAAAAATCTCTCAAACAAAATCACAGACAGGTTCGACAATTTCCAAGATTAAATTGATCGCTATAGGGGCTTCTACCGGAGGAACTCAAGCAATTGAATATTTGCTTCGAAATCTTCCCGCAGAACTCCCACCTATTTTGATAGTGCAACATATGCCCGAATATTTTACGGGAATGTTTGCGGAAAGATTGGATTCCGTTTCTTCCCTAAGGGTACAGGAGGCGCAGGAAGGACAAAGTATCTCCAAAGGAAACGTTTATGTAGCCAGGGGGGATCATCATATGGAACTTGGAGATCCACCATATTATAATATTCGAATAAACAAAAGGGAGAAGGTCTCAGGCCATAGACCTTCCGTAGACGTATTATTCAATTCAATTTCAAAATCTCCTTTGGCATCTTATTGTGCCGCCTTTCTTCTCACCGGAATGGGAAAGGACGGAGCTAAAGGACTCAAGGCACTCTCCGAAAAAGGCGCATTAACATTTGGGCAAGACGAATCCACATCCGTAGTATATGGAATGCCTAGAGAGGCTTACGAGATGGGTGGAGTAAAAGAACAAATCTCTCTCGATAATATTCCGGAAAAAATTTCGGAACTATGTTTCGGAACGGCAAACAGTTATAATTAA